A genomic segment from Modestobacter roseus encodes:
- a CDS encoding helix-turn-helix transcriptional regulator has translation MYNRLTVLRTERGMSRQELADAVGVHYQTIGYLERGEYSPSATLALRLAAVFGLPMEAVFSLTPFRTLSEQVYGTPQPR, from the coding sequence TTGTACAACCGGCTGACCGTGCTGCGCACCGAGCGCGGCATGTCCCGCCAGGAGCTGGCCGACGCGGTCGGCGTGCACTACCAGACCATCGGCTACCTCGAGCGCGGCGAGTACAGCCCCAGCGCCACCCTCGCGCTGCGGCTGGCCGCGGTCTTCGGCCTCCCGATGGAGGCGGTCTTCTCCCTCACCCCGTTCCGCACCCTGTCCGAGCAGGTCTACGGCACCCCCCAGCCCCGATGA
- the kdpF gene encoding K(+)-transporting ATPase subunit F, producing the protein MTWVALAVATGLVLYLLGSLLFPERF; encoded by the coding sequence GTGACCTGGGTTGCGCTCGCCGTGGCCACCGGCCTGGTGCTCTACCTGCTCGGCAGCCTGCTGTTCCCGGAGCGGTTCTGA
- a CDS encoding ATP-binding protein yields MPRGTLRIYLGAAPGVGKTFAVLGEAHRRRERGCDVVVGLVETHGRPRTVAALEGLEVLPRASVTHRGVTLEELDVDGLLARHPDWVVIDELAHTNVPGSRHDKRWQDVEQVLDAGINVLTTVNVQHLESLNDVVEQITGVPQQETVPDAVVRRADQIELVDMSPEALRRRLAHGNVYAAERVDAAMGNWFRIGNLTALRELALLWLADRVDEGLRKYKADHAIDHVWEARERVVVALTGGPEGETLIRRASRVARRSGNGVLLAVHVLSGDGLAGASSGALRAQRALVESLGGSYHHVIGDDVAEALLEFARGVDATQLVIGTSRRTRWARALRGGIGGRVIAGSGEIDVHIVTHSAAGSQGWRLPRSQGALTARRRWLGWLVAAIGVPVLALTCIAAQAALSLASVLLVFVLLVTAVAIVGGLWPALAAAVAGGLVANWFFTAPTGRLTVSQVDDVVSLFGGVVVAVAVAAVVDRSARRATAAARSRAETAMLASLSRSVLAGDRGLPSLLEQIREAFGLRSVTMVESSDGREHTVGTCGEHGADEQVEDVAVTDTLTLRLCGRALPAGDRRVLVSFAEQAAVALQQGRLAAQAAEASRLAAGNSMRNALLAAVSHDLRTPLAGIKAAASALRTEELALSEDDRDELVATIDESADRLTGLVDNLLDMSRLQAGVVTPAAVPVDVAAVVSRALTWLEPTERRRVTRPDAPDLPPAVADPGLLERVVANLLLNAASHATGGLHVDAALVDGQVELRVVDRGPGVPARDRDRMFAPFQRLGDSPAGQGVGLGLAVARGLTEAMGGTLTAEETPGGGLTMVVALPAAPTVAPEARLTVAEA; encoded by the coding sequence ATGCCCCGCGGGACCTTGCGCATCTACCTGGGCGCCGCCCCCGGCGTCGGCAAGACCTTCGCCGTGCTCGGCGAGGCGCACCGGCGCCGCGAGCGGGGCTGCGACGTCGTCGTCGGCCTGGTGGAGACGCACGGCCGGCCGCGCACCGTCGCCGCGCTCGAGGGGCTGGAGGTGCTTCCCCGCGCCTCCGTCACCCACCGCGGCGTGACCCTCGAGGAGCTGGACGTCGACGGGCTGCTCGCCCGCCACCCCGACTGGGTGGTCATCGACGAGCTGGCCCACACCAACGTGCCCGGCAGCCGGCACGACAAGCGCTGGCAGGACGTCGAGCAGGTGCTCGACGCCGGCATCAACGTGCTGACCACGGTCAACGTGCAGCACCTGGAGAGCCTCAACGACGTCGTCGAGCAGATCACCGGCGTGCCCCAGCAGGAGACCGTGCCCGACGCGGTGGTCCGCCGTGCCGACCAGATCGAGCTCGTCGACATGAGCCCGGAGGCGCTGCGCCGCCGGCTCGCGCACGGCAACGTCTACGCCGCCGAGCGGGTCGACGCCGCGATGGGCAACTGGTTCCGGATCGGCAACCTGACCGCGCTGCGCGAGCTGGCCCTGCTGTGGCTGGCCGACCGGGTCGACGAGGGGCTGCGCAAGTACAAGGCCGACCACGCCATCGACCACGTGTGGGAGGCCCGCGAGCGGGTCGTCGTCGCGCTCACCGGCGGACCGGAGGGCGAGACGCTGATCCGCCGTGCCTCCCGGGTGGCCCGGCGCAGCGGCAACGGCGTGCTGCTCGCCGTGCACGTGCTCTCCGGCGACGGCCTGGCCGGCGCCTCCTCGGGCGCGCTCCGCGCCCAGCGGGCCCTGGTCGAGAGCCTGGGCGGCAGCTACCACCACGTGATCGGGGACGACGTCGCCGAGGCGCTGCTGGAGTTCGCCCGCGGCGTCGACGCCACCCAGCTGGTCATCGGCACCAGCCGGCGCACCCGCTGGGCGCGGGCGCTGCGCGGCGGCATCGGCGGCCGGGTGATCGCCGGGTCCGGCGAGATCGACGTGCACATCGTCACCCACTCCGCCGCCGGCTCGCAGGGCTGGCGGCTGCCCCGCAGCCAGGGTGCGCTCACCGCGCGGCGCCGCTGGCTGGGCTGGCTGGTGGCCGCTATCGGCGTGCCGGTGCTGGCGCTCACCTGCATCGCCGCCCAGGCGGCGCTGTCGCTGGCCAGCGTGCTGCTGGTCTTCGTCCTGCTGGTCACCGCGGTCGCCATCGTCGGTGGGCTCTGGCCCGCGCTGGCCGCCGCGGTCGCCGGTGGGCTGGTCGCCAACTGGTTCTTCACCGCCCCCACCGGCCGGCTCACGGTCAGCCAGGTCGACGACGTCGTCTCGCTCTTCGGCGGGGTGGTCGTGGCGGTGGCCGTCGCCGCCGTCGTCGACCGGTCCGCGCGCCGGGCCACCGCCGCCGCCCGCTCCCGCGCCGAGACCGCGATGCTCGCCTCGCTGTCCCGCTCGGTGCTCGCCGGCGACCGCGGCCTGCCCAGCCTGCTGGAGCAGATCCGCGAGGCGTTCGGGCTGCGCTCGGTCACCATGGTGGAGAGCAGCGACGGCCGCGAGCACACCGTGGGCACCTGCGGCGAGCACGGCGCCGACGAGCAGGTCGAGGACGTCGCCGTCACCGACACCCTCACCCTGCGGCTGTGCGGCCGGGCGCTGCCCGCCGGCGACCGGCGCGTGCTGGTCTCCTTCGCCGAGCAGGCCGCCGTCGCCCTGCAGCAGGGGCGGCTCGCCGCCCAGGCCGCGGAGGCCTCCCGGCTGGCCGCCGGCAACAGCATGCGCAACGCCCTGCTGGCCGCGGTCAGCCACGACCTGCGCACCCCGCTGGCCGGGATCAAGGCCGCCGCCTCCGCGCTGCGCACCGAGGAGCTGGCGCTCAGCGAGGACGACCGCGACGAACTGGTGGCCACCATCGACGAGTCCGCCGACCGGCTGACCGGCCTGGTCGACAACCTGCTGGACATGAGCCGCCTGCAGGCCGGCGTGGTCACCCCCGCCGCCGTCCCGGTCGACGTCGCCGCGGTCGTGAGCCGGGCGCTGACCTGGCTGGAGCCGACCGAGCGGCGGCGGGTGACCCGCCCCGACGCCCCCGACCTGCCGCCCGCCGTGGCCGACCCCGGCCTGCTGGAGCGGGTGGTGGCCAACCTGCTGCTCAACGCCGCGAGCCACGCCACCGGCGGCCTGCACGTCGACGCCGCCCTCGTCGACGGTCAGGTCGAGCTGCGCGTGGTCGACCGCGGCCCCGGCGTGCCCGCCCGCGACCGGGACCGGATGTTCGCCCCCTTCCAGCGGCTGGGCGACTCCCCCGCCGGGCAGGGCGTCGGCCTGGGCCTGGCCGTGGCCCGGGGCCTGACCGAGGCGATGGGCGGCACGCTCACCGCCGAGGAGACCCCCGGCGGCGGGCTGACCATGGTCGTCGCGCTGCCGGCCGCCCCGACCGTCGCCCCCGAGGCCCGGCTGACGGTGGCCGAAGCGTGA
- the kdpB gene encoding potassium-transporting ATPase subunit KdpB: MTAALDRRPVSPAPTEPRPRASIEWGPALAGAVRKLDPRGLVRQPVVFVVWVGSVFSTVLAITDPSVFGWLIAGWLWLTVLFANAAEAVAEGRGKAQADTLRKARQTTVAYLLDGSEVPAADLRPGMRVVVVAGQVIPGDGDVVEGIASVDESAITGESAPVIRESGGDRSAVTGGTTVLSDRIVVEITSKPGETFVDRMIALVEGASRQRTPNEIALNILLSSLTIVFLVVVITLQPLAIYSGAEQSLTTLIALVVCLIPTTIGALLSAIGIAGMDRLVQRNVLAMSGRAVEAAGDVNTLLLDKTGTITLGNRQASEFVAVGGCSDDEVADAAQLASLADETPEGRSIVVLAKERYGLRGRDDLPGAEFVPFTAQTRMSGVDLPDGRQLRKGAAGAVLAWVRAQDGPVPPEVGDVVDSISAAGGTPLLLAVASSDGARVLGVIHLKDVVKAGMAERFAEMRRMGIRTVMITGDNERTARAIAEEAGIDDVLAEATPEDKLALIQREQAGGRLVAMTGDGTNDAPALAQADVGVAMNTGTTAAKEAGNMVDLDSDPTKLIEIVEIGKQLLITRGSLTTFSIANDLAKYFAILPAMFAGVFPGLDALNVMRLSSPESAILSAVVFNALIIVALVPLALRGVRYRPASASAMLRRNLLLYGVGGVVLPFVGIKLIDLLVSLIPGIA, from the coding sequence ATGACCGCGGCGCTCGATCGTCGTCCCGTCTCGCCCGCACCCACCGAGCCACGTCCCCGCGCGTCGATCGAGTGGGGGCCGGCGCTGGCCGGCGCCGTCCGCAAGCTCGACCCGCGTGGGCTGGTGCGCCAGCCGGTGGTGTTCGTGGTGTGGGTCGGCTCGGTGTTCTCCACCGTGCTGGCGATCACCGACCCGTCGGTGTTCGGCTGGCTGATCGCCGGCTGGCTGTGGCTGACCGTGCTGTTCGCCAACGCCGCCGAGGCCGTGGCCGAGGGGCGGGGCAAGGCGCAGGCCGACACCCTGCGCAAGGCCCGGCAGACCACCGTCGCGTACCTGCTCGACGGCTCCGAGGTGCCCGCGGCCGACCTGCGGCCGGGCATGCGGGTGGTCGTCGTCGCGGGGCAGGTGATCCCGGGGGACGGCGACGTCGTCGAGGGGATCGCCAGCGTCGACGAGTCGGCGATCACCGGGGAGTCGGCGCCGGTGATCCGCGAGTCCGGCGGTGACCGCTCGGCGGTGACCGGCGGGACGACAGTGCTGAGCGACCGGATCGTCGTGGAGATCACCAGCAAGCCGGGGGAGACGTTCGTCGACCGGATGATCGCCCTGGTCGAGGGCGCCTCCCGGCAGCGGACGCCGAACGAGATCGCGCTGAACATCCTGCTCAGCTCGCTGACCATCGTGTTCCTGGTCGTGGTCATCACGCTGCAGCCGCTGGCGATCTACTCCGGCGCGGAGCAGTCGCTGACGACGCTGATCGCGCTGGTGGTGTGTCTGATCCCGACCACGATCGGCGCGCTGCTGTCGGCGATCGGCATCGCCGGGATGGACCGGCTGGTGCAGCGCAACGTGCTGGCGATGAGCGGCCGCGCGGTCGAGGCAGCCGGTGACGTGAACACCCTGCTGCTGGACAAGACCGGCACCATCACCCTCGGCAACCGGCAGGCGTCGGAGTTCGTCGCCGTCGGCGGGTGCTCGGACGACGAGGTCGCCGACGCCGCGCAGCTGGCCTCGCTGGCGGACGAGACGCCGGAGGGGCGCAGCATCGTCGTCCTGGCGAAGGAGCGGTACGGCCTGCGCGGGCGGGACGACCTGCCGGGTGCGGAGTTCGTGCCGTTCACCGCGCAGACCCGGATGAGCGGGGTCGACCTGCCCGACGGCCGGCAGCTGCGCAAGGGCGCTGCGGGTGCGGTGCTGGCGTGGGTGCGGGCGCAGGACGGCCCGGTGCCGCCGGAGGTCGGGGACGTCGTCGACAGCATCTCCGCCGCCGGCGGGACGCCGCTCCTGCTGGCTGTCGCTTCCTCGGACGGCGCCCGGGTGCTGGGCGTCATCCACCTGAAGGACGTCGTGAAGGCGGGCATGGCCGAGCGGTTCGCGGAGATGCGCCGGATGGGGATCCGCACGGTGATGATCACCGGCGACAACGAGCGGACGGCCCGGGCGATCGCCGAGGAGGCCGGGATCGACGACGTGCTGGCCGAGGCGACGCCGGAGGACAAGCTGGCGCTGATCCAGCGCGAGCAGGCCGGTGGCCGGCTGGTGGCGATGACCGGTGACGGGACGAACGACGCCCCGGCGCTGGCGCAGGCCGACGTCGGGGTGGCGATGAACACCGGGACGACCGCGGCCAAGGAGGCCGGCAACATGGTCGACCTGGACTCCGACCCGACGAAGCTGATCGAGATCGTGGAGATCGGCAAGCAGCTGCTGATCACCCGGGGGTCGCTGACCACGTTCTCCATCGCCAACGACCTGGCGAAGTACTTCGCGATCCTGCCGGCCATGTTCGCCGGAGTCTTCCCGGGGCTGGACGCGCTCAACGTCATGCGGCTGAGCTCGCCGGAGTCGGCGATCCTCTCCGCGGTCGTGTTCAACGCGCTGATCATCGTGGCGCTGGTGCCGCTGGCGCTGCGCGGCGTGAGGTACCGGCCGGCGTCCGCGTCGGCGATGTTGCGCCGCAACCTGCTGCTCTACGGCGTCGGCGGCGTGGTGCTGCCCTTCGTCGGGATCAAGCTCATCGACCTGCTCGTCTCTCTCATCCCGGGGATCGCGTGA
- the kdpC gene encoding potassium-transporting ATPase subunit KdpC, whose product MSALRSGRQLVAAVRALLVATVVLGLAYPLLMTGVAQLIAPARADGSLVSVDGSVVGSSLIGQSFTDEDGDPLPEYFQTRPSASDYDGAASGGSNLGPNSEELVAAVGERRADVAAFNGVPESEVPADAVTASGSGLDPDISPEYAALQVARLAEARGVPVDDVQALVDEHTDGRDLGFIGAPHVRVLELNLALDQRFGAEG is encoded by the coding sequence ATGTCCGCTCTGCGTTCGGGCCGCCAGCTGGTGGCTGCTGTTCGTGCCCTGCTCGTGGCCACCGTGGTGCTGGGGCTGGCGTACCCGCTGCTGATGACGGGCGTCGCCCAGCTGATCGCGCCGGCTCGAGCCGACGGGTCGTTGGTTTCCGTGGACGGTTCCGTCGTCGGGTCGTCGCTGATCGGCCAGTCGTTCACCGACGAGGACGGGGACCCGCTGCCGGAGTACTTCCAGACCCGGCCGTCGGCGTCGGACTACGACGGCGCGGCGTCGGGTGGCTCGAACCTCGGGCCGAACTCCGAGGAGCTGGTCGCCGCGGTGGGGGAGCGGCGGGCCGACGTGGCCGCGTTCAACGGGGTGCCCGAGTCGGAGGTGCCGGCCGACGCCGTGACGGCGTCGGGGTCGGGGCTCGACCCGGACATCTCGCCGGAGTACGCGGCTCTGCAGGTGGCTCGCCTCGCCGAGGCGCGCGGGGTGCCGGTGGACGACGTCCAGGCGCTGGTGGACGAGCACACCGACGGGCGCGACCTCGGCTTCATCGGGGCGCCGCACGTGCGGGTGCTGGAGCTCAACCTGGCGCTCGACCAGCGTTTCGGCGCCGAGGGCTGA
- a CDS encoding response regulator produces MSRVLVVDDDPQLRRALRITLRAAGFDVVTAEDGRTALAEAAAAHPDLVVLDLGLPDLDGTEVLAGLRPWFTGPVVVLSARGDSSDKVGALDAGADDYVTKPFDMPELLARLRVALRRATPRPGEPVVQTDHFTVDLAARQVTVDGVPVRLTPTEWALLSELVRAPGRLIGQRELLKSVWGPAYERETNYLRVYLAQLRRKLEPDPAHPRYLHTEPGMGYRFTP; encoded by the coding sequence GTGAGCCGGGTGCTCGTCGTCGACGACGACCCGCAGCTGCGGCGCGCGCTGCGGATCACCCTGCGCGCCGCCGGCTTCGACGTCGTCACCGCCGAGGACGGGCGCACCGCGCTCGCCGAGGCCGCCGCCGCCCACCCCGACCTGGTGGTGCTCGACCTCGGCCTGCCCGACCTCGACGGCACCGAGGTGCTCGCCGGGCTCCGGCCCTGGTTCACCGGGCCGGTCGTGGTGCTCTCTGCCCGCGGTGACAGTTCGGACAAGGTGGGCGCGCTCGACGCCGGCGCCGACGACTACGTCACCAAGCCCTTCGACATGCCCGAGCTGCTCGCCCGGCTGCGGGTGGCGCTGCGCCGGGCCACCCCCCGCCCCGGCGAACCGGTGGTGCAGACCGACCACTTCACCGTCGACCTCGCCGCCCGCCAGGTGACCGTCGACGGCGTCCCGGTGCGGCTGACCCCCACCGAGTGGGCGCTGCTGTCGGAGCTGGTCCGCGCACCCGGGCGGCTGATCGGCCAGCGGGAGCTGCTCAAGTCGGTGTGGGGTCCGGCCTACGAGCGGGAGACCAACTACCTGCGGGTCTACCTGGCCCAGCTGCGCCGCAAGCTCGAACCCGACCCGGCGCACCCGCGGTACCTGCACACCGAGCCCGGCATGGGCTACCGCTTCACCCCGTAG
- a CDS encoding VOC family protein, translating into MLTSISITSLYVLDQDQALDFYVGTLGFEVQTDQHFGPMRFLTVALPSDPGHAVLLELPAPPSVSPEIAGQVRDVVTKGVGGGHLFFTTDDAHKTHAALQEKGVELPEEPVVQPYGIDFGFRDPFGNSVRVAQMTPPPSA; encoded by the coding sequence ATGTTGACCTCCATCTCGATCACCTCCCTCTACGTCCTCGACCAGGACCAGGCGCTGGACTTCTACGTCGGCACGCTCGGCTTCGAGGTGCAGACCGACCAGCACTTCGGGCCGATGCGCTTCCTGACCGTGGCGCTGCCCAGCGACCCGGGGCACGCCGTCCTGCTGGAGCTGCCCGCGCCGCCGTCGGTCAGCCCGGAGATCGCCGGCCAGGTGCGCGACGTGGTCACCAAGGGCGTCGGCGGCGGGCACCTGTTCTTCACCACCGACGACGCGCACAAGACCCACGCCGCGCTGCAGGAGAAGGGCGTGGAGCTGCCCGAGGAGCCGGTGGTGCAGCCCTACGGCATCGACTTCGGCTTCCGCGACCCGTTCGGCAACTCGGTGCGCGTCGCCCAGATGACCCCGCCGCCGTCCGCCTGA
- the kdpA gene encoding potassium-transporting ATPase subunit KdpA, which yields MSSTAAGWLQVALLVVALVAVHKPLGDWMARVFTSPRHARAERLVYRAVGVDADTEQRWPVYLRSVLAFSLVSVLFLYLLQRVQQWLPLGNDMAAVEPGSAWNTAVSFVTNTNWQGYSGESTMGHLVQMAGLAVQNFVSAGVGIAVAVALVRGFARSGTDRLGNFWVDLTRAVTRVLLPLAVVATVVLVLGGVVQNLSSGTDANTLAGATQFLPGGPVASQEAIKELGTNGGGFYNANSAHPFEGPSAWISLFQVFLLLVIPFSLPRTFGRMVGDRKQGYAIVGVMAGLAAASLALASWAQARAGGAALQLAGAATEGREVRFGGPLSVLFGTATTLTSTGAVNSMHDSYTPTGGMLVLANMMLGEVAPGGVGSGLYGMLVLAVVAVFVAGLMVGRTPEYLGKKLGRREMTLASLYVLVTPVLVLTGTAVAVVTDTGLSSLLNSGSHGLSEVLYAFTSASNNNGSAFAGLSANTPFYNTALGLAMAFGRFLPIVLVVALAGRLATQGKAPVTAGTLPTHQPLFVGLLGAVVLVIVGLTYFPVLSLGPLAEGLS from the coding sequence ATGAGCAGCACCGCAGCCGGGTGGCTGCAGGTCGCGCTGCTGGTGGTCGCGCTGGTCGCCGTCCACAAGCCACTGGGCGACTGGATGGCCCGGGTGTTCACCAGCCCGCGGCACGCCCGCGCCGAGCGGCTGGTCTACCGGGCCGTCGGGGTGGACGCCGACACCGAGCAGCGCTGGCCGGTCTACCTGCGCAGCGTGCTGGCGTTCTCGCTGGTGTCGGTGCTCTTCCTCTACCTGCTGCAGCGGGTGCAGCAGTGGCTGCCGCTGGGCAACGACATGGCCGCCGTGGAGCCGGGTTCGGCCTGGAACACCGCGGTCAGCTTCGTGACCAACACGAACTGGCAGGGCTACAGCGGCGAGTCGACGATGGGCCACCTGGTGCAGATGGCCGGGCTCGCGGTGCAGAACTTCGTCTCCGCCGGGGTCGGCATCGCGGTGGCGGTCGCGCTGGTGCGCGGCTTCGCCCGCAGCGGCACCGACCGGCTGGGCAACTTCTGGGTGGACCTGACCCGGGCTGTCACCCGGGTGCTGCTGCCGCTGGCCGTGGTCGCGACGGTCGTCCTGGTGCTCGGTGGCGTGGTGCAGAACCTGTCGTCGGGCACCGACGCGAACACCCTGGCCGGGGCGACCCAGTTCCTGCCCGGCGGGCCGGTGGCCTCGCAGGAGGCGATCAAGGAGCTGGGCACCAACGGCGGTGGCTTCTACAACGCCAACTCCGCGCACCCGTTCGAGGGCCCGAGCGCCTGGATCTCGCTGTTCCAGGTGTTCCTGCTGCTGGTGATCCCGTTCTCGCTGCCGCGCACCTTCGGCCGGATGGTCGGTGACCGCAAGCAGGGTTACGCGATCGTCGGCGTGATGGCCGGCCTGGCCGCGGCGTCGCTGGCGCTGGCCAGCTGGGCGCAGGCCCGGGCCGGGGGAGCGGCGCTGCAGCTGGCGGGAGCCGCGACCGAGGGCCGGGAGGTGCGCTTCGGCGGTCCGCTGTCTGTCCTCTTCGGGACGGCGACGACGCTGACCTCCACCGGCGCGGTCAACTCGATGCACGACAGCTACACGCCCACCGGCGGGATGCTGGTGCTGGCGAACATGATGCTCGGCGAGGTCGCGCCCGGCGGGGTGGGCTCCGGGCTCTACGGGATGCTCGTGCTCGCCGTCGTCGCGGTGTTCGTCGCCGGCCTGATGGTCGGGCGCACCCCGGAGTACCTGGGCAAGAAGCTCGGCCGCCGGGAGATGACGCTCGCCTCGCTGTACGTGCTGGTCACCCCGGTGCTCGTGCTCACCGGGACGGCGGTCGCGGTGGTCACCGACACCGGGCTGAGCTCGCTGCTCAACAGCGGGTCGCACGGGCTGAGCGAGGTGCTCTACGCCTTCACGTCCGCGTCGAACAACAACGGTTCGGCGTTCGCCGGGCTGAGCGCGAACACGCCGTTCTACAACACCGCCCTGGGCCTGGCGATGGCCTTCGGCCGGTTCCTGCCCATCGTGCTGGTGGTCGCGCTGGCCGGCCGGCTGGCGACGCAGGGCAAGGCGCCGGTGACCGCCGGGACGCTGCCCACCCACCAGCCGCTGTTCGTCGGCCTGCTGGGCGCCGTCGTCCTGGTGATCGTCGGCCTCACCTATTTCCCGGTCCTCTCCCTCGGACCCCTCGCAGAAGGACTGTCATGA
- a CDS encoding DedA family protein has translation MDRVVDAVLEQVGGWPAALVLGAAALVLALESGVLVGVLLPGSTTLVVLGLWSATAGAHPALPIAVAAAASTGGALHGWLRGHRHPGTGLPLGRLRPRAEPAVRQAQAWLTARPPGQTALVLAAAHWAAVTRTLTPRVAGGADVPLRLVAPVVTASCAAWATTVVLLSRQFGQQVADDAGWVPVAALAVLAGAVLVRRRLRHRSLPPP, from the coding sequence GTGGACCGGGTGGTGGACGCCGTGCTCGAGCAGGTCGGCGGGTGGCCGGCCGCGCTGGTGCTCGGTGCCGCCGCGCTGGTGCTCGCCCTGGAGAGCGGGGTGCTCGTCGGCGTCCTGCTGCCCGGGTCGACCACGCTCGTCGTCCTCGGGCTGTGGTCGGCGACGGCCGGCGCCCACCCGGCGCTGCCCATCGCGGTCGCCGCGGCCGCCAGCACCGGCGGCGCGCTGCACGGCTGGCTGCGCGGCCACCGCCACCCCGGCACCGGCCTGCCCCTCGGCCGGCTCCGCCCCCGGGCCGAACCGGCGGTGCGCCAGGCGCAGGCGTGGCTGACCGCCCGGCCGCCCGGGCAGACGGCGCTGGTGCTCGCCGCCGCGCACTGGGCCGCGGTCACCCGCACGCTCACCCCGCGCGTGGCCGGCGGCGCGGACGTGCCGCTGCGGCTGGTGGCACCCGTCGTCACCGCGAGCTGCGCCGCCTGGGCCACCACCGTCGTCCTGCTCTCCCGGCAGTTCGGCCAGCAGGTCGCCGACGACGCCGGCTGGGTGCCGGTCGCCGCGCTCGCCGTCCTGGCCGGGGCCGTGCTCGTCCGCCGCCGGCTGCGGCACCGGTCGCTGCCCCCGCCGTGA
- a CDS encoding helix-turn-helix domain-containing protein, whose protein sequence is MSRASEDSNLRMLRARDAMDRAYAEPLDVPTLARLAHVSPAHFSRTFTATFGEPPHRYLQRRRVERAMFLLRSTDRSVTDICMAVGFSSLGTFSRVFAGIVGEPPSVYRRRGPLAPVPSCFGMRWLRPSGETARSEKPGDAARP, encoded by the coding sequence GTGAGCCGGGCGTCGGAGGACTCGAACCTGCGGATGCTGCGGGCGCGGGACGCGATGGACCGCGCCTACGCCGAGCCGCTGGACGTGCCCACGCTGGCCCGGCTCGCCCACGTGTCACCGGCGCACTTCAGCCGCACCTTCACGGCCACGTTCGGCGAGCCCCCGCACCGCTACCTGCAGCGGCGCCGGGTGGAGCGGGCGATGTTCCTGCTGCGCAGCACCGACCGGTCGGTGACCGACATCTGCATGGCCGTGGGGTTCAGCAGCCTGGGCACGTTCAGCCGGGTGTTCGCCGGGATCGTGGGGGAGCCGCCGAGCGTCTACCGGCGCCGTGGCCCGCTGGCACCGGTGCCGTCATGCTTCGGCATGCGGTGGCTGCGGCCCAGCGGGGAGACCGCACGTTCGGAGAAGCCCGGGGACGCCGCCCGGCCCTAG
- a CDS encoding M23 family metallopeptidase yields the protein MASRHVGSVVEGTRRSVAEVVAEVSPDTAERLAVRPGTSVSRRPAALVAALAIGGVIAFLGSHALQPAAAEPVEVAALLAADSSLIDEEAALMPQSSISEAEARERLAEVAAARAERKAREEEAAAAAAEAARPKVVAPLDSYRLTSGFGSRWGTTHWGVDLAAPMHTPEYAVEDGVVLRAGAASGYGLAVYILGESGDVTVYGHMDKIQVTAGDVVEAGDQIALLGNRGQSTGPHLHFEVHSGGLEGKRVDPVTWLAARGVDL from the coding sequence ATGGCTTCGAGGCACGTCGGCAGCGTCGTCGAGGGAACCCGACGGTCCGTTGCCGAGGTCGTCGCCGAGGTCTCGCCCGACACCGCCGAGCGCCTGGCCGTCCGCCCCGGCACCTCCGTGTCGCGCCGGCCCGCCGCCCTCGTGGCGGCCCTGGCGATCGGCGGGGTGATCGCCTTCCTGGGCAGCCACGCCCTGCAGCCGGCGGCGGCTGAGCCGGTCGAGGTCGCCGCGCTGCTGGCCGCCGACTCGTCGCTGATCGACGAGGAGGCGGCGCTGATGCCGCAGTCGTCGATCAGCGAGGCCGAGGCCCGCGAGCGGCTCGCCGAGGTGGCCGCGGCCCGCGCCGAGCGCAAGGCCCGCGAGGAGGAGGCCGCTGCGGCTGCCGCCGAGGCCGCCCGCCCCAAGGTCGTGGCCCCGCTGGACAGCTACCGGTTGACCAGTGGCTTTGGCTCGCGCTGGGGCACCACGCACTGGGGCGTGGACCTCGCCGCCCCCATGCACACCCCGGAGTACGCGGTGGAGGACGGCGTCGTGCTGCGGGCCGGCGCGGCCAGCGGCTACGGGCTGGCGGTGTACATCCTCGGCGAGAGCGGCGACGTCACCGTCTACGGCCACATGGACAAGATCCAGGTCACCGCCGGCGACGTCGTCGAGGCCGGTGACCAGATCGCGCTGCTCGGCAACCGTGGCCAGTCGACCGGGCCGCACCTGCACTTCGAGGTGCACTCCGGCGGGCTGGAGGGCAAGCGGGTCGACCCGGTCACGTGGCTGGCCGCCCGCGGCGTCGACCTCTGA